The Klebsiella quasivariicola region GCGGCAGGCTCACGCGACGATGTATTGCTGAATCGGGTGGCCGGTTCACGCGCTTCCGACGGACGCGCAAAATGATTGCCTCCTGCGGCGATACGATTCTCCGGCATCTGGCGTGGCGCCGGCGGGTCGTCTTTTTCCGCCAGCGGCGCGTCAAGCTGCTGCTGCAGTACGCTTAGTACGCCCTGGTAGATAAAGTCGTGCACCAGGCGCGACTGATGGAATCGCACCTCGTGCTTGGCCGGATGGACGTTCACATCTACCTGATGGGGATCGATCTCCAGATACAGCACAAACGCCGGCTGCTGATCGGCTCCCAGCTTGTCTTCACAGGCCTGGCGGATAGCATGGTTGATCAGCCGGTCGCGCATCATCCGCCCGTTAACGTAGCAATACTGAATTTCCGCCAGCGCCGAAGTGGTATGGAGCGGATCGGCAACCCAGCCACGCAAGGTCAAATCGCCATGCTGCCACTCGATCGCCAGCGCGTGTTCGAGAAAAGCGGCGCCGCAAATGGTTCCCAGCCGCCGCTCCCGCTGGCCATCCTGCGCCACTGCCCGGTACTGGCGCATCACCTTGCCGTTATGACTGAGGTTAATGGTGACGTCGAAACGCGCCAGCGCAATGCGGCGCACCACCTCGTCAATGTGGCCGAACTCGGTTTTTTCGGTGCGCATGAATTTGCGCCGTGCTGGCGTGTTGTAGAACAGATCGAGGACTTCCAGGGTGGTGCCGACCGGGTGTGCCGCCGGCTTTACCGTCACCGCCTGATCGCGGCCTTCGGCATACGCCTGCCAGGCTTCCTGCTGTTCCGCCGTCCGCGAAGTCAGCGTTAAGCGCGCCACCGAACTGATACTGGCCAGCGCTTCGCCGCGAAAGCCGAGGCTGATAATCGCCTCCAGATCGTCAAGCGAGGCGATCTTACTGGTCGCATGGCGAGCCAGGGCCAGCGCCAGCTCGTCTTTTTTGATGCCGCAGCCGTTATCGCGGATGCGAATGAGCTTCGCGCCGCCGCGTTCGATATCAATATCAATCCGCGTGGCGCCGGCATCAAGGCTGTTTTCAACCAGCTCTTTCACCACCGACGCGGGTCGTTCCACCACTTCGCCGGCGGCAATCTGGTTGGCGAGCTGCGGCGGTAGAACCTGAATCGGCATCCCCTGCTCCTTAGTTAATCAACATCCCGCCCGGCGCCGCAGCGCTGGCGGTTTGCGCCGCCTCCCCACGAGGCGCCGACTGCAGCGGATGCTGCATAAAGTAGTTACGCAGGCCGTTGTAAATCGCCTGTGCGATCTGCTCCTGGTAATCATCGCTCCCCAGCAGCCGCTCTTCGCCGTTGTTACTGATAAAGCCCGTTTCCACGAGGATCGACGGGATATCCGGCGAACGCAGCACGCCAAGGCTGGCATGCTCCGGACGGCGTTTATGCAGGTTACCAATGCGCTGCAGCTGACTCAGCACGTTTGTCGCTACATCGTAGCCGACGCGCTGGGAATGACCGAACTGCAGATCCAGCACCGCCTGGCTCAGGTAGGGATCGGCCTGGCTGTTCGCCAGCACGTCGCCCGCTCCGCCGAGCAGTTCAGACTGTTTCTCATGCTGCTCGAGCCAGCCGGCCATTTCGCTGTTGGCGCGACGGTTCGAGAGCACCCACACCGAGGCGCCGGTCGCATCGCGGTTTGGCGCGGCGTCGGCGTGGATAGAAACGAGGAAGTTGGCGTTTTGCTTACGCGCCACATCAGAGCGGCCCATCACCGAAATAAAGTAATCTCCGTCGCGGGTCAGCACTGGCTTAAACTGCGGGTCGGCGCTCAGCAGCGCCCGCAGCTTGCGCGCGATGGCGATAGTCACGTTTTTCTCTTTGGTGCCGTTCGGGCCAATCGCCCCCGGATCCTGGCCGCCGTGTCCGGCATCGATGGCGATAATGACCTTATCATCCGCCGACACCGTGCGGGCCGCCGGGCGAGCCACGGTCTGATTGTTGGTCATCGCCGGCTGAGAGGTGGTCATCACCGTCTGCCGTTCAGGAGCCGACGAACTGAACGGGTTCCGCCCTGGCGTCGTCGTACGGGAAGACATCACCGGCGGCGGATCGGCCCGTTTCACCACCACGGGAGGCGGCGGTGGCGGCGGCGGCGCGTCGGCATTGATGGTAAAGACCACCGTGTAATTCGCCCCGTTCTGCTGCTTC contains the following coding sequences:
- the mutL gene encoding DNA mismatch repair endonuclease MutL, which encodes MPIQVLPPQLANQIAAGEVVERPASVVKELVENSLDAGATRIDIDIERGGAKLIRIRDNGCGIKKDELALALARHATSKIASLDDLEAIISLGFRGEALASISSVARLTLTSRTAEQQEAWQAYAEGRDQAVTVKPAAHPVGTTLEVLDLFYNTPARRKFMRTEKTEFGHIDEVVRRIALARFDVTINLSHNGKVMRQYRAVAQDGQRERRLGTICGAAFLEHALAIEWQHGDLTLRGWVADPLHTTSALAEIQYCYVNGRMMRDRLINHAIRQACEDKLGADQQPAFVLYLEIDPHQVDVNVHPAKHEVRFHQSRLVHDFIYQGVLSVLQQQLDAPLAEKDDPPAPRQMPENRIAAGGNHFARPSEAREPATRFSNTSSREPAASSGKPGGASWPHAQPGYQKQQGALYRQLLDTPAAPQPVVQTPTTTELAGHSQSFGRVLTIVGGDCALLEREGGLALLSLAVAERWLRQAQLTPGVEAVCAQPLLIPLRLKVTEGEKQALAAAQPALTQLGIELHADALHVTVRAVPLPLRQQNLQILIPELIGYLAQQNAFDVGNIAHWMARNLTSEQASWNMAQAIALLADVERLCPQLVKTPPGGLLQPVDLHSAMNALKDE
- the amiB gene encoding N-acetylmuramoyl-L-alanine amidase AmiB; this translates as MKYRITTWLAAALMLSSLHATAASLSDIQVSNGDQQARITLSFVGEPEYSFTPQGKRLVALDIKQTGVLQGLPLQFSGSNLVKSIRAGTPQDTQTLRLLVDLTEDGKTRAVKQQNGANYTVVFTINADAPPPPPPPPVVVKRADPPPVMSSRTTTPGRNPFSSSAPERQTVMTTSQPAMTNNQTVARPAARTVSADDKVIIAIDAGHGGQDPGAIGPNGTKEKNVTIAIARKLRALLSADPQFKPVLTRDGDYFISVMGRSDVARKQNANFLVSIHADAAPNRDATGASVWVLSNRRANSEMAGWLEQHEKQSELLGGAGDVLANSQADPYLSQAVLDLQFGHSQRVGYDVATNVLSQLQRIGNLHKRRPEHASLGVLRSPDIPSILVETGFISNNGEERLLGSDDYQEQIAQAIYNGLRNYFMQHPLQSAPRGEAAQTASAAAPGGMLIN